ACGCGGCTGCCCTGGCGGGTGACGCCGGTGACGTTGACGTTGAAGAATACGTCCACTCCGTTCTGCCGCGCCGCCTCGGTGTAGGCGTCGGTCAGGCGGAAGGGGCTGACCTGGTGGTCGCACAGGAATTCCAGCGCGCCCTGAGCCTCGCTGCTGACGAAGGGTTCGCTCTCGCGCAGCTGCGCGCGGTCCTGCCAGCGCACTTGGCTGGACAGATGGGGGATCTGCGCGGCGATGTGCTCGGCGTACAGCTGGTCTTCCTCGTCGTAAATGATGTACTTGAGTCCGGTTTCCTCGAACTTGAAATCCATGCCGTGGTTTTCCATCAGCTCCTGGTGCAGCGTCGGGTACAAGGCGTTGGAGGCCAGCGCGAAATCGAAGAAGCACTGCGGCAGGATGTGCGGCGTGCTGGCGTCCACCGCGACGGCGGCGCCGGCGGCTTCGCGCTTGCGCTTGGCCGAGGTCATGCGGAAGAAGATCACGCCGCAGCCCAGGCCCACCGATTCGCCTATCGCCCACAGGCCGCCGGCCGACGCCCGAGACGCGTTGCCGGGGCGCTTGCTGTCTATCAGCGCGATCTTCAGATCGCGGCGCTTGGACAACTGGTAGGCGCAGGAGGCGCCGATCACGCCGCCGCCGGCGATCACGATGTCGTATTGCTTGCTCATGTCAAATCTCTTCTTCAGTCTGTTGGGCGTCGATGGCGGAGAAGGCCGAGAACGGCAGCGGGTCCAGCGGGAAACGCGGGCGTATCCAGCCCACGTCGCGCTTGCCGGTATGCTCGCGCAGGCGGTCGCTGCAATAGCCGACGCACATCTTGCCCTGGCAGTCGCCCATGCTGACGCGGGTGCGCATTTTCAGGCTGATCAGGTCGTTGACGCCCTGTTCCAGCGCGGTGTCGATGTCCTGGCGCGTGGCGTGCTCGCAGCGGCAGATCACGGTGTCGCGCGCCGGCAGCGCCAGTTGGCCGCGGCCGCGGCGGGTGAAACTGTCGATGCCCTTGCGGAAGCGCAGGATGGAGGCCAACTCGTCCAGCAGGCGCTGGCGCTGGCTCAAGGCTTGCCGTTCGTCCAGCTTGCCCAGTTGCAGCAGCATGGACAGCGCGGCGATGCGGCCGCTGATCATTGCCGCTTCCCCGCCGCGCAGGCCGCCGATGTCGCCGGCCAAGTGGATGTTGTCGCGGCTGCTGCGCTGCCAGTCGTCGCTGGCCGGCTTCAGGAAGCCGTCGTCGGCGTAATGGTGCTCCAGGCCCATCTGTTGGGTCAGCTGGGTGCGGGGGATGAAGCCGTAGCCGACGGCCAGCGTCTGCGCCGGGAAGCGGCGGGTCCGCGTCAGGTCGGCGTTCCAGTCGGCGTCGTAAGGCGCCACGGTCACCTCGCTCAATTCCGCCTCGCCGTGCGCCTCGACCACGCCCCAGCCGTAGTGCAAGGGAATGCCGTGGCGCTTCAGGTAGGCGACCATGCTCAGGCCATCCAGGAACAGCTGCGGCTGGTTGAGCAGGGCGATGGCCTCCTTGGCCAGACGGCCGAAAGCGCTGGCCTCGTAGACGCCCGCCACCTCGGCGCCGGCGCGGTGCAGCTGGCAAGCGACCAGCGGCAACAGCGGCCCGGTTCCCACCAGCACGGTGCGGCCCAGCGGCTTGACCACGCCGCTCTTGATCTGCAGTTGCAGGCCGCCCAGCATGATCACGCCTGGCGTGGTCCAGCCCGGAAAGGGCACGCTGCGCTCATGGCAGCCGGCCGCCAGCAACAGCTGGGAGTAGGGGATGGGCGCGACCTGGTCATCCTGCGACAGCGCGAACAACTCGTTGTCGCTGCCTCCTACGATGCGAGTGTTCAGACGGATGTCGACGCGGGCGCGGTGCTGCTCGAATTCGCGATGCAGCGCCTGCATATTGTCGCGGTAGCGTTCGCCCAGGTAGTCGAGCACCACGCCTTCGCGCAGCGGACCGCGGTATACCACGCCGCCGACGCGGGAGGCTTCGTCCAGCAGCACGCATTCCACGCCGTGGCGGGCGAGCTCCATGGCGGCCGACATGCCGGCTGGGCCGCCGCCTACGATCACGGGCTTGGCGTTCATCGCAGGCCCTCCGAGTCGATGCGGTTGCTGGCGGTTTCCACCTTCATGCCGGGGCGGACCACGGTCTGGCAGGCGCGGCGTTTGTGGCGGCCGTCTATCTTGACCAGGCAGCAGTGGCATACGCCCATGCCGCAATAGGAGCCGGCGACCTGCTTGCTGTCATTGCGGCTCACCTGGCGCAGGCCGACGGCGCTGAGCACGCTGAGCACGGTTTCGCCGCTGGCGGCGGCAACCGGTTGGTCGTTGATGTGTATGGTCAGGGTCGGCCCCTGCAATGTCTGGATGTCGTGACTGCGATGTAAGGACATGGTGCACCTTGCTTGTTTTGACTGACGGGCAGTTTTTTTGCAGCGAAGCCGGAGCCCTGCCTTGGCTCTGGATCGCGATCGCGGCGTGGATTTTTCACGGAACGATCATTTACTTTTCAAAACAAAATGCAAATTGGCATGCCATTTGCAAATAAAGTTCGTTTTAGCATTATGAAACTTCCATTTGTTTAACTCATGTCAATTTTCGAATCTAAACTCTATAAAAATGACAAACAGCGAATCTGTCTGTTACTTTTTTGCCGACTGTATACATCCAGAATCAGCGCGCTTCATTCCCCTCCCCTCATGGATTTCTTTTCGGTCGGCATCGCCGCGCAAAATCGCCGTTTCTGTGACAGGCATTCGTTACCAGCGCTTGCCCAACTGGAGTCGGCGCGGGAAGAGGAGGACAAGCGGCAATCGGATTTGGAGGGAGCCTGATCGCAGAGGAGCGACGGCTGCGCCGTTTTGGCCTGGATATCAAGGAGATGAATGGTGAAAAGCGGAGATTGCCGGTGTCGTCCGGTTGACGCCGCGGCTGGCGGCGGGCGGGTCGCTTCCGCCAAGAGGCTGCTGCTGAGCGAGGCCCGGCAGGATGCCGTCCGCCGCGAGGGCGGTCCACCTGTGTTCGCTGCAGAGCGACATCGTCCTGCACATCGATGAGGCGCGGCGGTGTCAGACGTCTTGCGCGGACCCCGCCTGCCCCGCCGGCGTGTGACGCCGGATGAGGCTTGCGCTACCATCGTTCGCAGACCAAGTGCGATGGAGTATGCAATGAGCCGAATCCTGGTGCTCTACACCGGTGGTACCATAGGCATGGACCACACCCCCGAAGGCCTGGCTCCCGTGCCGGGCCTGCTGCCGCGCCTGCTGCAGCGTTTCGCCCGCCCGGGCCTAGAGTTCGACATCGTCGAA
This genomic window from Chromobacterium phragmitis contains:
- the hcnC gene encoding cyanide-forming glycine dehydrogenase subunit HcnC — translated: MSKQYDIVIAGGGVIGASCAYQLSKRRDLKIALIDSKRPGNASRASAGGLWAIGESVGLGCGVIFFRMTSAKRKREAAGAAVAVDASTPHILPQCFFDFALASNALYPTLHQELMENHGMDFKFEETGLKYIIYDEEDQLYAEHIAAQIPHLSSQVRWQDRAQLRESEPFVSSEAQGALEFLCDHQVSPFRLTDAYTEAARQNGVDVFFNVNVTGVTRQGSRVTGVRTAEAGDFSCHTLINAGGSWAAELCRWATDRTIPVKPVKGQIVLSEKMPKLLRGCITTSDCYIAQKDNGEILIGSTTEDKGYDTTITYPEINGLVQGAVRCLPELANINIKRCWAGLRPGTPDELPILGPEDGIEGYLNACGHFRTGILTSAITGVMLNGLVRGEPLPLDVTPFLASRFSNRTEKALDFALHA
- a CDS encoding FAD/NAD(P)-dependent oxidoreductase yields the protein MNAKPVIVGGGPAGMSAAMELARHGVECVLLDEASRVGGVVYRGPLREGVVLDYLGERYRDNMQALHREFEQHRARVDIRLNTRIVGGSDNELFALSQDDQVAPIPYSQLLLAAGCHERSVPFPGWTTPGVIMLGGLQLQIKSGVVKPLGRTVLVGTGPLLPLVACQLHRAGAEVAGVYEASAFGRLAKEAIALLNQPQLFLDGLSMVAYLKRHGIPLHYGWGVVEAHGEAELSEVTVAPYDADWNADLTRTRRFPAQTLAVGYGFIPRTQLTQQMGLEHHYADDGFLKPASDDWQRSSRDNIHLAGDIGGLRGGEAAMISGRIAALSMLLQLGKLDERQALSQRQRLLDELASILRFRKGIDSFTRRGRGQLALPARDTVICRCEHATRQDIDTALEQGVNDLISLKMRTRVSMGDCQGKMCVGYCSDRLREHTGKRDVGWIRPRFPLDPLPFSAFSAIDAQQTEEEI
- the hcnA gene encoding cyanide-forming glycine dehydrogenase subunit HcnA; translation: MSLHRSHDIQTLQGPTLTIHINDQPVAAASGETVLSVLSAVGLRQVSRNDSKQVAGSYCGMGVCHCCLVKIDGRHKRRACQTVVRPGMKVETASNRIDSEGLR